The following proteins are co-located in the Onychomys torridus chromosome 6, mOncTor1.1, whole genome shotgun sequence genome:
- the Ssr3 gene encoding translocon-associated protein subunit gamma, with the protein MAPKGGSKQQSEEDLLLQDFSRNLSAKSSALFFGNAFIVSAIPIWLYWRIWHMDLIQSAVLYSVMTLVSTYLVAFAYKNVKFVLKHKVAQKREDAVSKEVTRKLSEADNRKMSRKEKDERILWKKNEVADYEATTFSIFYNNTLFLVLVIVASFFILKNFNPTVNYILSISASSGLIALLSTGSK; encoded by the exons ATGGCTCCCAAAGGCGGCTCCAAGCAGCAGTCCGAGGAGGACCTGCTCCTTCAGGATTTCAGCCGCAACCTGTCGGCCAAGTCGTCGGCGCTGTTCTTCGGGAACGCGTTCATCGTGTCTGCCATCCCCATCT GGTTGTACTGGCGCATATGGCATATGGATCTCATCCagtctgctgttctctacagtgTGATGACGTTGGTGAGCACTTACTTGGTGGCCTTTGCATACAAGAATGTAAAATTTGTCCTCAAGCACAA agTAGCACAGAAGAGGGAGGATGCTGTTTCCAAAGAAGTGACCCGAAAACTTTCTGAAGCTGATAATAGAAAGATGTCTCGGAAGGAGAAAGATGAAAG aatcctgtggaagaagaaCGAAGTTGCCGATTATGAAGCCACAACGTTTTCCATCTTCTACAACAACACTCTGTTCCTGGTTTTGGTCATTGTTGCTTCCTTCTTCATACTGAAGAACTTCAACCCCACAGT GAACTACATTTTGTCCATAAGTGCTTCCTCTGGACTCATCGCCCTCCTCTCGACTGGCTCCAAGTAG